Proteins from one Alphaproteobacteria bacterium genomic window:
- a CDS encoding LemA family protein: protein MYYVYATIVFVLAGYFLWVAVCFHYVLKQKERMNTLWAQVNQALHTRYALYGDLQSFWLAPETPPTQENTHQLQHVLAEEAATDQSDVEKRSELHWRIEAHAREMLETIHKNPNLAGNATLPAIQQSLKDNAEHLGASIKAFNKSVLVYNTLLKSRMNAIIGKRMGLISAPQFSTH, encoded by the coding sequence ATGTATTATGTGTATGCCACCATTGTGTTTGTGCTTGCAGGCTATTTTTTATGGGTAGCGGTGTGTTTTCATTATGTACTCAAGCAGAAAGAGCGTATGAATACGCTTTGGGCACAGGTGAATCAGGCGCTGCACACGCGCTATGCACTCTACGGAGATTTACAGAGCTTTTGGCTGGCACCAGAAACGCCCCCAACGCAAGAAAATACCCATCAGCTACAACATGTATTAGCTGAAGAAGCTGCCACAGATCAAAGCGATGTTGAGAAGCGTAGTGAACTTCACTGGCGTATTGAAGCGCATGCCCGTGAAATGCTGGAAACCATTCATAAAAACCCAAATCTAGCAGGCAATGCAACGCTACCAGCTATACAGCAAAGTCTGAAAGACAATGCGGAACATTTAGGTGCCTCTATCAAGGCATTTAATAAGTCTGTTTTGGTTTACAATACGCTTCTTAAATCGCGGATGAATGCCATTATTGGTAAGCGGATGGGATTAATATCTGCCCCGCAATTTAGCACACACTAA
- a CDS encoding VirB8/TrbF family protein: MSDIKNDVTESIESGEYFRDAMRWYGTRYHSPISERALLIIITAFAFFITIMALIGLFVLMPLSDTKTMIVRVPNSFDKVARVEQLTENPAQDPNFVVMTWFANNFINVREAYDIEQQQANFKRVFVLSEPQVYDDYVMLYKSINSPTALYERHTTRSIDVIDIDIIDTEVVSPGGGNDSEMLQVSAKAKYVATEKGGAEERKSIWGADITFRFSKIHVDQVTGAITPMIFKVTGYNSKQLGLE; encoded by the coding sequence GTGAGTGATATAAAAAACGACGTTACCGAGAGCATTGAATCTGGTGAGTATTTTCGCGATGCTATGCGTTGGTATGGTACGCGCTATCATTCACCCATCAGCGAGCGCGCATTGCTGATTATTATTACCGCCTTTGCGTTTTTCATTACCATTATGGCGCTTATCGGGCTGTTTGTGCTTATGCCACTTAGCGACACAAAAACTATGATTGTGCGCGTGCCTAACTCTTTTGATAAAGTTGCACGGGTTGAGCAATTGACCGAAAACCCCGCGCAAGATCCAAATTTTGTGGTAATGACATGGTTTGCAAATAACTTTATTAACGTGCGTGAAGCGTATGATATCGAGCAGCAACAAGCTAACTTCAAGCGCGTTTTTGTTCTTAGCGAACCACAGGTTTATGATGATTATGTGATGCTGTATAAAAGCATTAATAGTCCTACAGCACTTTATGAGCGCCATACAACACGTAGTATTGATGTCATTGATATTGATATTATCGACACAGAAGTGGTATCTCCCGGTGGAGGGAACGACTCCGAAATGCTACAAGTGAGTGCAAAAGCAAAGTATGTGGCAACAGAAAAAGGCGGAGCAGAAGAGAGAAAATCTATATGGGGAGCAGATATTACTTTCCGTTTCTCGAAAATTCATGTAGACCAAGTGACTGGAGCTATTACCCCGATGATATTCAAGGTAACCGGTTACAATAGCAAGCAATTAGGATTGGAATAA
- a CDS encoding DUF3592 domain-containing protein — MPHRIAFTITVILLIVFSVLFSHYRDIHNSHTLVTGKVVSVEVRSTRINSNSTQRLFHLIVSMPLPNGARITTILKDGVIKPEHTSGDDITLLYPNNAPDKSRLPRIMDSIVPSFLSGFAALIALILGLFLRREAISERAISKG, encoded by the coding sequence GTGCCTCATCGGATTGCTTTTACAATAACGGTAATATTGTTGATCGTGTTTTCGGTTTTGTTCTCACATTACCGCGACATTCACAACAGCCATACTTTGGTTACAGGTAAGGTGGTGAGTGTCGAGGTGCGTTCAACCCGTATTAATAGCAATAGTACTCAGCGCTTGTTTCATTTAATAGTAAGCATGCCGTTACCAAATGGCGCACGTATTACTACAATATTGAAAGATGGTGTGATCAAACCAGAACATACCAGCGGCGATGATATAACATTGCTTTACCCCAACAATGCGCCTGATAAATCACGACTACCGCGTATCATGGATTCTATTGTTCCTTCTTTTTTATCTGGTTTTGCAGCACTAATCGCATTAATCTTAGGGCTGTTCTTGCGACGTGAAGCAATTAGCGAGCGCGCTATATCTAAAGGCTGA
- the virB9 gene encoding P-type conjugative transfer protein VirB9, which produces MKNTFRTLVLTCVMGVSAATVLTFSTAQPAYALKESKPIAADKRIRTVVYNANEVFKFVGHYDYQSVIEFESDEEVFTVSMGNSVTWQITPAGNRIFIKPVQQDALTNMTVITNKRTYHFELHAEMAENINDPDMVFVMRFIYGRGAGIGVSNYIDSVPDPMIEPEKYNFDYALTGAEEISPIRIFDDGEFTYFEFRDKNAEVPAFFLVHGDGSESIINFRARGNYIIVERVAAQFTLRHGQDVVCIFNRNMGVRTSGATPRPISKKKWYQFGEDETTQPNYDRRSGSNTPSLRESEATAPK; this is translated from the coding sequence ATGAAAAACACCTTTCGAACCTTGGTTTTAACATGTGTTATGGGCGTCAGCGCCGCTACCGTGCTAACCTTTTCGACCGCCCAACCTGCTTACGCGCTTAAAGAATCCAAGCCAATAGCTGCCGATAAACGCATTCGAACCGTAGTATATAATGCAAATGAAGTGTTCAAGTTTGTCGGCCATTATGATTATCAATCCGTAATTGAATTTGAATCAGACGAAGAAGTTTTTACCGTCTCGATGGGAAATTCGGTTACCTGGCAAATCACACCAGCCGGAAATCGTATATTTATTAAGCCGGTGCAGCAAGATGCATTGACAAACATGACAGTGATTACCAACAAACGCACATACCACTTTGAGTTACATGCCGAAATGGCAGAAAATATCAATGATCCGGATATGGTGTTTGTTATGCGCTTTATCTATGGACGCGGTGCAGGCATTGGCGTGAGTAACTATATTGATAGCGTGCCTGACCCGATGATCGAGCCAGAAAAGTACAACTTCGATTATGCGCTTACTGGCGCAGAAGAAATTTCGCCCATTCGTATTTTTGACGATGGTGAATTCACCTATTTTGAATTTCGTGATAAAAACGCAGAAGTGCCAGCATTTTTCTTAGTACATGGTGATGGTAGTGAATCAATCATCAACTTCCGCGCCCGTGGCAATTACATCATTGTTGAGCGTGTGGCAGCACAGTTTACTTTACGTCACGGACAAGATGTGGTTTGTATCTTCAACCGTAACATGGGCGTACGTACCTCGGGTGCTACACCACGACCAATCTCCAAGAAAAAATGGTATCAGTTCGGTGAAGATGAAACTACACAACCAAACTACGATCGTCGTTCGGGAAGCAATACCCCAAGTTTAAGAGAATCTGAGGCGACTGCACCGAAATAA